A window of Desulfovibrionales bacterium contains these coding sequences:
- a CDS encoding universal stress protein — protein sequence MKILVPIDGSKYAMEAVKMVSELARATGAQVTLMTVTPSIADIDIEYTARERESLEQKTTAYGENVLEQAEKVLGATGLIPKTLMMASTSVADAIISAAKKGKFDLIAVGSRGLGATARFIMGGVASRVVNHAPCSVLVVRMEK from the coding sequence ATGAAGATATTAGTGCCGATCGACGGTTCCAAATATGCCATGGAGGCGGTCAAGATGGTCTCCGAGCTGGCCAGGGCCACGGGCGCTCAGGTGACCCTTATGACCGTAACGCCCTCTATTGCCGATATAGATATCGAATATACGGCCCGTGAACGGGAATCTCTGGAACAGAAAACCACGGCTTATGGAGAAAATGTCCTGGAACAGGCCGAAAAAGTGCTTGGTGCAACGGGATTAATTCCAAAGACCCTCATGATGGCATCAACCTCGGTAGCCGATGCTATCATATCGGCGGCCAAAAAGGGCAAGTTTGACCTTATTGCCGTAGGCAGCCGAGGATTAGGGGCCACGGCCCGTTTTATCATGGGTGGCGTGGCCTCGCGGGTGGTTAATCACGCCCCCTGCTCGGTGCTGGTGGTAAGGATGGAAAAATAG
- a CDS encoding YkgJ family cysteine cluster protein, with protein MSSAQPAIPAITEFTSGLGRFMERLKTIYQAMDKAYDEITAYYGCSCAGCDGNCCTSYFFHYTVAEYLYLAKGFQALSPERQHEVRRLAREFVKDRDRLEAEGKKIDLMCPLNDRGLCGLYAFRPMICRLHGVPHSYRRPDLALVRGEGCPKLVPPVVDTPGHTIEKPARRELDRSRFYRDLARLEQELRQEIGFGERIKMTIADMITSMEKQEAS; from the coding sequence ATGTCATCTGCACAACCGGCAATACCGGCAATAACAGAATTTACCTCGGGGCTTGGCCGTTTCATGGAGCGCCTGAAGACTATCTACCAGGCCATGGACAAGGCTTACGATGAGATAACAGCTTACTATGGCTGCTCCTGTGCGGGTTGTGACGGCAATTGTTGCACGAGTTACTTTTTCCATTATACGGTGGCGGAGTATCTCTACCTTGCGAAGGGCTTCCAGGCCCTCAGCCCGGAAAGACAACATGAAGTGCGGCGTCTTGCCCGTGAATTTGTAAAGGACCGCGACCGGCTGGAGGCTGAAGGGAAAAAGATTGACCTGATGTGCCCGCTCAATGATAGAGGTCTCTGCGGCCTGTACGCCTTCCGTCCGATGATATGCCGGCTGCACGGAGTCCCACACTCATATCGCAGGCCGGACCTGGCGCTGGTTCGGGGTGAAGGCTGTCCTAAACTGGTCCCGCCGGTCGTAGATACGCCGGGGCATACCATAGAGAAGCCCGCCCGCCGTGAGCTTGACCGCAGCCGATTTTATAGAGATCTGGCCAGGCTGGAACAGGAACTACGCCAGGAAATCGGCTTTGGCGAACGTATCAAGATGACCATTGCCGACATGATCACGTCCATGGAGAAACAGGAGGCATCGTAG
- a CDS encoding phage holin family protein — protein sequence MKGILIRWIINAGALFLAARVVEGIEITGFLPALAGALILGILNTFIRPVVLILTLPLNVLTLGLLTFIINGLMLKIAASILKGFEVQGFWPAVWGALIISTVSWIMNIFINSRGKIEHIEMKKGRNGQWE from the coding sequence ATGAAAGGTATTCTCATCCGTTGGATCATAAACGCCGGCGCCCTCTTCCTCGCTGCCCGTGTGGTAGAAGGGATAGAGATCACCGGATTTCTACCGGCCCTGGCCGGTGCCTTGATCCTTGGGATACTGAACACCTTTATTCGTCCGGTTGTACTGATCTTAACCCTCCCTCTAAACGTCCTTACCTTAGGGCTTCTGACTTTTATCATAAACGGCCTTATGCTCAAAATCGCGGCCTCCATCCTTAAGGGCTTTGAGGTCCAGGGCTTTTGGCCGGCGGTCTGGGGCGCCTTGATTATAAGTACCGTAAGCTGGATAATGAACATATTCATTAACTCCCGGGGAAAGATTGAACACATCGAGATGAAAAAAGGTCGGAACGGGCAATGGGAGTAA